TCGCCAGGCTGTCCGGGCGGTCACCGCCGGCGAGCAGCACGATCCCGATCACCAGCTGGACGACCAGCAGCAGTTCGACGACACCGAGCGCGATCAGGAGCGGGTTGTCCGGCAGCCGGTTGCGAGCCGACTGGAGGAAACTCCAGAGCGCGACGAGCGTGGCAGCCACGGCGACCGTCACGGCGAATCCGAAGACCACCCGTTCCTCCTTTCCGGTGCGGCCAACTTACTCCGTGGTACCGGCGGGGCCGCCGGCCGAGGCGCGTGAGCGTGGCGTGGACCACCGTCGGGATCCTGGGAGGACAGCAGGACTCACGCGATCCGCGCGTACCAGGAAAATCGATCACGGAACGGCCTTGATGGCATTCTGTCAATTCGATGGTTTATTCCGCCCGATCCTTGTGTGGACCTGGGGGAATGACGGAAAAAGCTTCGTGTTACACCACTACCGAGTGGATGCCCGCCGCGAAAAAATCACCCTGCGTTCGGCTACTGAGTGGTAAGCGTCCTTTTCGTCACCTCGGATAGCCCAGTTGAACCCCCGGGTTGGCGGATTGGCCCAGGGCCGTTCGGCATGGGGGAATATTCCTCGTCCCGGAGCCGCGGCGTACCGGGGGAGCACACGGAGGGGTATCCCGGATGGACCTGCGCTACGAAGCATTCTGCTTCGCCGACCCGTTGTTCTACGACGAACAACAGGAAATCGGTGCGCCGGTCGACGACTTCGCCGCCGAGTTGCCGGCACCGGGCGCCGGCTGGGTCACTGCCGACCGCGGGGTCTGGCGGCTGCTCCACCCGGAGGGTCGCGTTCTGCCTGGTCAGGGCTGGAAGATCCACGTTTCCGCTGGTCTGGACAACGCCCGGCGGGTGCTCGCGCAGGTGCACGAGTACTGCGTCGAGCACCGGATCTCCTACAAGCACCTCCGCTCGGTGCTGACTCTGCTCGCGCGGAATTCGAAATACGCCCCGCGTGACGGCAGCGCGAAGCTGGTGACCATTTACCCGGCCGACGACGGCGAACTCGAGCGGGTTCTCGAAGACCTGTCGGCACGCCTCGAGGGCGAGCGCGGCGCGTATATCTTGAGCGACCTGCGATACGGTGACGGACCACTCTACGTCCGTTACGGTGGATTCGCCGAGCAGTGGGTCGAACACGACGGCAACCGCGTCCTGGCGATCCGCAAGCCGGACGGAAGACTGGTGCCCGACAAGCGGGAACCGAAGTTCTCCGTCCCCGATTGGGTGAAGATTCCGACCTGTTTGCAGAGCAGCATCGCGGCGCGCAAAGGTGGTGACCCTGCTCAGTTCCCCTATCGGGTGACAAATTCCCTGCACTTCTCCAACGGTGGCGGTGTGTACCTGGCCGACCCCAAGGCGGGCGGTGCCCAAGCCGTCCTCAAGGAGGGCCGCCCGTACGCCGGCCTCGACAGGGCGGGGGTCGACGCCGTCGAACGGCTGCGCCGTGAACACAAGGTGCTCGAGCGGCTGGCCGACGTCCCCGGGGTGCCGCGCGTCTTCGAGCGGTTCACCGTCTGGGAACACCACTACCTGGCCATGGAGTACCTGCCGGGCCATTCGCTGGGCAACTGGCTGGCCCGCAACTACCCGTTGACCCGGCGCGGCATGACGGACGCCGACCTCGCCGCCTACACCCGCCGCGCGCTGGACGTCATCGCCGGGGTGGAGCGGACTATCGAGGCGATCCACGCCCGCGGCATCGTCTTCGGCGACCTCCACCCGTTGAACATCCTGATCGACGAAGACCAGGACGGCCGGATCTCCCTGATCGACTTCGAGATGGCGTTCGAAGCCGAGTCGGGCGACCGCCCGGCACTGGGCGCGCCGGGATTCCGCGCCCCGGCCGACCGCACCGGTTTCGAGATCGACGAGCACGCGCTCGCGGCGTTGCGGCTGTGGCTGTTCCTGCCGCTCTCCCCGCTGACGGAGCTCGCCCCGGCGAAGCTGCGCGGCATCGCCGACTTCGTCGAACGCCGGTTCGCGCTGCCTGCGGGGTATGCCGACGCCGCGGTCGCGGTGCTGGCCCCGCG
This window of the Amycolatopsis balhimycina FH 1894 genome carries:
- the lanKC gene encoding class III lanthionine synthetase LanKC — its product is MDLRYEAFCFADPLFYDEQQEIGAPVDDFAAELPAPGAGWVTADRGVWRLLHPEGRVLPGQGWKIHVSAGLDNARRVLAQVHEYCVEHRISYKHLRSVLTLLARNSKYAPRDGSAKLVTIYPADDGELERVLEDLSARLEGERGAYILSDLRYGDGPLYVRYGGFAEQWVEHDGNRVLAIRKPDGRLVPDKREPKFSVPDWVKIPTCLQSSIAARKGGDPAQFPYRVTNSLHFSNGGGVYLADPKAGGAQAVLKEGRPYAGLDRAGVDAVERLRREHKVLERLADVPGVPRVFERFTVWEHHYLAMEYLPGHSLGNWLARNYPLTRRGMTDADLAAYTRRALDVIAGVERTIEAIHARGIVFGDLHPLNILIDEDQDGRISLIDFEMAFEAESGDRPALGAPGFRAPADRTGFEIDEHALAALRLWLFLPLSPLTELAPAKLRGIADFVERRFALPAGYADAAVAVLAPRAASAEPAPVHTELDEDEPDWQLVRKQIAEAILASATPGRHDRLFPGDIEQFRLGGACFGVGAAGVLHALDVIGVGRFPQHERWLIESVHRDPPTRPGFYDGSYGIAYVLENFGHHDEASKLLTSSAQLVEQTTDHALESGLAGIGLTMLHFATVRQDNEFGRQALTTAVRLAESLDTATPPGNFARAGLLSGWSGPALLFVRLFERTGEPAWLSFADQALCRDLEECVEADDGSLQVRDGAARTLPYAGVGSAGILLVAEQLARHRPAAEACESLPGLRESCRGEFVIHPGLLYGRCGLAAALGTNPDPEPPIRTAIDLHLARLAWYAVPYKGGLAFPGNQLLRLSMDVKTGSAGILLALAALLDGKEVLPFLGGTPSLQTTGR